One genomic segment of Amycolatopsis sp. Hca4 includes these proteins:
- the carA gene encoding glutamine-hydrolyzing carbamoyl-phosphate synthase small subunit yields the protein MNARAQAALVLEDGRVFRGAAYGAQGRTLGEAVFCTGMTGYQETLTDPSYHGQIVVQTAPQIGNTGWNDEDDESSKIWVNGYVVRDPARTPSNWRSKRSLDDELVRQGIVGIAEVDTRSLTRHLREVGAMRAGVFSGDALGSVDDMVASVLASPKMEGADLAGQVSTPKPYVVSPSGEVRFRVAALDLGIKSNTPRQMIKRGIEVHVLPSTSTLDELLAIEPDGVFLSNGPGDPATTTHATELTKQVLGREIPLFGICFGNQVLGRALGLGTYKMRYGHRGINIPVIDVATKSVAITAQNHGFALEGEPGQRFESPFGAAQISHYCPNDDTVEGVRALDVPAFSVQYHPEAAAGPHDAAPLFDAFVSLMEKKA from the coding sequence GTGAACGCGCGCGCTCAGGCCGCACTGGTACTCGAAGACGGCCGGGTGTTCCGCGGCGCTGCCTACGGCGCGCAGGGGCGAACCCTCGGCGAAGCGGTGTTCTGCACCGGCATGACCGGTTACCAGGAGACGCTGACCGACCCGTCCTACCACGGCCAGATCGTGGTGCAGACGGCGCCGCAGATCGGCAACACCGGCTGGAACGACGAGGACGACGAGTCCTCGAAGATCTGGGTCAACGGCTACGTGGTGCGCGACCCCGCCCGCACGCCGTCCAACTGGCGCTCGAAGCGCTCGCTCGACGACGAGCTGGTGCGCCAGGGGATCGTCGGCATCGCCGAGGTGGACACCCGGTCGCTGACCCGCCACCTGCGCGAGGTCGGCGCGATGCGCGCCGGGGTGTTCTCCGGCGACGCGCTCGGCAGCGTCGACGACATGGTCGCTTCGGTTTTGGCCAGCCCCAAGATGGAGGGCGCGGACCTGGCGGGCCAGGTGTCCACGCCGAAGCCGTACGTCGTCTCGCCGTCCGGTGAGGTTCGCTTCCGGGTGGCGGCGCTGGACCTGGGCATCAAGTCCAACACCCCGCGCCAGATGATCAAGCGCGGCATCGAGGTGCACGTCCTGCCCTCGACGTCGACTCTGGACGAGCTCCTCGCCATCGAGCCGGACGGTGTGTTCCTGTCCAACGGCCCCGGTGACCCGGCCACGACGACCCACGCCACCGAGCTGACCAAGCAGGTCCTCGGCCGCGAGATCCCGCTGTTCGGCATCTGCTTCGGCAACCAGGTCCTCGGCCGCGCGCTCGGCCTGGGGACGTACAAGATGCGCTACGGCCACCGCGGCATCAACATCCCGGTGATCGACGTGGCGACCAAGTCGGTGGCGATCACCGCGCAGAACCACGGCTTCGCCCTCGAAGGCGAGCCGGGGCAGCGCTTCGAGTCCCCGTTCGGGGCGGCGCAGATCAGCCACTACTGCCCCAACGACGACACGGTGGAGGGCGTCCGGGCGCTGGACGTCCCGGCGTTCTCGGTCCAGTACCACCCCGAAGCCGCGGCCGGCCCGCACGACGCGGCCCCGCTGTTCGACGCATTCGTTTCGCTCATGGAGAAGAAGGCCTGA
- the pyrF gene encoding orotidine-5'-phosphate decarboxylase, giving the protein MSGRERFGARLAKAVAARGPLCAGIDPHPGLLEAWGLPVDVSGLERFALSATEVLAARAAVVKPQSAFFESFGPAGVAVLERVVETAREAGALVLLDVKRGDIGSTMAAYTAAYVADGAAIAADAITVSPYLGFGSLAQCAETAISAGRGIIVLARTSNPEAAAVQNAKLPDGRTVAQAIVDSAAAFNDEAAPLGDVGVVVGATVPPGELDLSRLNGPVLAPGFGAQGATVADLRALFGMSLPGVLPASSRDILKHGPEQAALRQAVERVAELLADPQENGQ; this is encoded by the coding sequence GTGAGCGGGCGGGAGCGGTTCGGTGCGCGGCTGGCCAAGGCCGTCGCGGCCCGCGGCCCGCTGTGCGCCGGCATCGACCCCCACCCCGGCCTGCTCGAGGCGTGGGGACTCCCGGTGGACGTTTCGGGCCTGGAACGGTTCGCGCTGTCCGCCACGGAGGTCCTGGCGGCCCGCGCGGCCGTCGTGAAGCCGCAGTCGGCGTTCTTCGAAAGTTTCGGACCGGCCGGTGTCGCCGTGCTGGAACGGGTGGTCGAGACCGCCCGCGAGGCCGGTGCGCTGGTGCTGCTGGACGTCAAGCGCGGCGACATCGGCTCCACGATGGCGGCGTACACGGCGGCGTACGTGGCCGACGGGGCGGCGATCGCGGCCGACGCGATCACCGTTTCGCCGTACCTCGGGTTCGGCTCTTTGGCCCAATGCGCCGAAACGGCGATCTCCGCGGGGCGCGGCATCATCGTGCTCGCGCGGACTTCGAACCCGGAAGCGGCCGCCGTGCAGAACGCGAAGCTGCCCGACGGGCGCACCGTCGCCCAGGCGATCGTCGACTCCGCGGCGGCGTTCAACGACGAAGCGGCGCCGCTCGGCGATGTGGGTGTGGTGGTCGGGGCCACCGTTCCGCCGGGAGAGCTCGATCTCTCGCGGTTGAACGGTCCGGTGCTGGCACCCGGTTTCGGGGCCCAGGGAGCCACTGTGGCCGATTTGCGGGCCCTGTTCGGGATGTCCCTGCCGGGCGTGCTGCCCGCGTCGTCCCGGGACATCCTGAAGCACGGTCCGGAGCAAGCGGCTTTGCGCCAAGCGGTCGAACGGGTCGCCGAACTGCTGGCCGACCCGCAGGAAAACGGCCAATAG
- the carB gene encoding carbamoyl-phosphate synthase large subunit, with product MPKRTDIQHVLVIGSGPIVIGQAAEFDYSGTQACRVLRSEGLRVSLVNSNPATIMTDPEFADATYIEPVTPDFVEKVIAEERPDALLATLGGQTALNCAVALHERGVLDKYGVELIGADIDAIQRGEDRQKFKDIVRSIGAEVPRSRVCHDMAEVRDTVKELGLPVVIRPSFTMGGLGSGMAHTPEDLERLASTGLAESPVTEVLIEESVLGWKEYELELMRDKHDNVVVVCSIENIDAMGVHTGDSVTVAPTMTLTDREYQVMRDVGIAVLREVGVDTGGCNIQFAINPRDGRMVVIEMNPRVSRSSALASKATGFPIAKIAAKLAIGYTLDEIQNDITGETPAAFEPTLDYVVVKMPRFAFEKFPGADPTLTTTMKSVGEAMSFGRSFPEALGKVMRSIETKATGFWTLPDPEGATLESTLDELRNPHEGRLYEVERALRLGATVEQVHEASGIDPWFIDQIALIGEVGAEVRDAPVLDGDLLRRAKRTGLSDRQIAALRPELAGEDGVRALRHRLGVRPVFKTVDTCAAEFAAKTPYHYSAYESDPDAQSEVAVQSDKPKVLILGSGPNRIGQGIEFDYSCVHAAIALREAGFEAVMVNCNPETVSTDYDTSDRLYFEPLSFEDVLEVVHAEQASGTVAGVIVQLGGQTPLGLAKKLADAGVPVVGTPPEAIHLAEDRGAFGEVLTDAGLPAPRYGTATSFEGAKRIADEIGYPVLVRPSYVLGGRGMEIVYDEETLAGYIRRATEVTPEHPVLVDRFLDDAIEIDVDALFDGEELYLGGVMEHIEEAGIHSGDSSCALPPITLGHTDLQAVRRSTEAIARGVGVRGLLNVQYALKDDVLYVLEANPRASRTVPFVSKATAVPLAKAAALIMTGSTIKDLRESGVLPAEGDGGQLPADSPVAVKEAVLPFHRFRTPEGHGVDSLLGPEMKSTGEVMGVDVDFGKAFAKSQSGAYGSLPTSGRVFVSVANRDKRSLVFPVKRLADLGFEILATSGTAEVLRRNGVACTVVRKHYEGSTEAEPNIVDVILNGDVDMVINTPYGNSGPRVDGYEIRTAAVSRDIPCVTTVQGAAAAVHGIEALIRGDIGVRSLQELQAALKAKS from the coding sequence ATGCCGAAGAGGACGGACATCCAGCACGTGCTGGTGATCGGCTCCGGGCCGATCGTGATCGGGCAGGCCGCGGAGTTCGACTACTCCGGCACCCAGGCCTGCCGGGTGCTGCGCAGCGAAGGCCTGCGCGTCTCCCTGGTGAACTCGAACCCGGCCACCATCATGACCGACCCCGAGTTCGCCGACGCCACCTACATCGAGCCGGTGACGCCGGACTTCGTCGAGAAGGTCATCGCGGAAGAGCGGCCGGACGCGCTGCTCGCCACCCTCGGCGGGCAGACCGCGCTCAACTGCGCCGTCGCGCTGCACGAGCGCGGCGTGCTCGACAAGTACGGCGTCGAGCTGATCGGCGCCGACATCGACGCCATCCAGCGCGGCGAGGACCGGCAGAAGTTCAAGGACATCGTGCGCTCCATCGGCGCCGAGGTCCCGCGCTCCCGCGTCTGCCACGACATGGCCGAGGTGCGCGACACGGTCAAGGAACTCGGCCTGCCGGTCGTCATCCGGCCGTCCTTCACCATGGGCGGGCTCGGCTCCGGCATGGCGCACACGCCCGAGGACCTCGAGCGGCTCGCCTCCACCGGGCTCGCCGAGTCGCCGGTCACCGAGGTGCTCATCGAGGAGAGCGTGCTCGGCTGGAAGGAGTACGAGCTCGAGCTGATGCGCGACAAGCACGACAACGTCGTGGTCGTCTGCTCGATCGAGAACATCGACGCGATGGGCGTGCACACCGGCGACTCGGTCACCGTCGCGCCCACCATGACCCTCACCGACCGCGAGTACCAGGTGATGCGGGACGTCGGCATCGCCGTGCTGCGCGAGGTCGGCGTCGACACCGGTGGCTGCAACATCCAGTTCGCGATCAACCCGCGCGACGGCCGGATGGTCGTCATCGAGATGAACCCGCGCGTGTCCCGGTCTTCCGCGCTGGCGTCGAAGGCGACCGGCTTCCCGATCGCCAAGATCGCCGCGAAGCTCGCCATCGGCTACACCCTCGACGAAATCCAGAACGACATCACCGGCGAGACGCCGGCCGCGTTCGAGCCCACTTTGGACTACGTGGTCGTCAAGATGCCGCGGTTCGCCTTCGAGAAGTTCCCGGGCGCGGACCCGACGCTGACCACGACGATGAAGAGCGTCGGCGAAGCGATGTCGTTCGGCCGCAGCTTCCCCGAGGCGCTCGGCAAGGTGATGCGGTCGATCGAGACCAAGGCGACCGGCTTCTGGACGCTGCCCGACCCCGAGGGTGCCACCCTGGAGTCCACTTTGGACGAGCTGCGCAACCCGCACGAGGGCCGGTTGTACGAAGTGGAGCGTGCGCTGCGGCTCGGTGCCACCGTCGAGCAGGTGCACGAAGCCAGCGGCATCGACCCGTGGTTCATCGACCAGATCGCGCTGATCGGCGAAGTGGGCGCCGAAGTGCGTGACGCACCGGTGCTGGACGGCGATCTCCTCCGCCGCGCCAAGCGCACCGGGCTCTCGGACCGCCAGATCGCCGCGCTACGGCCGGAACTGGCGGGCGAGGACGGCGTCCGCGCGCTGCGCCACCGCCTCGGCGTGCGGCCGGTGTTCAAGACCGTCGACACCTGCGCGGCCGAGTTCGCGGCCAAGACGCCGTACCACTACTCGGCTTACGAGTCCGACCCCGACGCCCAGTCCGAAGTGGCCGTCCAGTCCGACAAGCCGAAGGTGCTCATCCTCGGCTCCGGCCCGAACCGGATCGGCCAGGGCATCGAGTTCGACTACTCCTGCGTGCACGCGGCGATCGCGTTGCGGGAGGCCGGCTTCGAAGCCGTCATGGTCAACTGCAACCCGGAAACCGTGTCCACCGACTACGACACGTCCGACCGGCTGTACTTCGAGCCACTGTCCTTCGAGGACGTCCTCGAGGTCGTGCACGCCGAGCAGGCGTCCGGCACGGTCGCCGGTGTCATCGTCCAGCTCGGCGGCCAGACCCCGCTGGGACTGGCGAAGAAGCTCGCCGACGCCGGGGTCCCGGTGGTCGGGACGCCGCCGGAGGCCATCCACCTGGCCGAGGACCGCGGCGCGTTCGGCGAGGTCCTCACCGACGCCGGCCTGCCCGCCCCGCGCTACGGCACGGCGACGTCCTTCGAGGGTGCCAAGCGGATCGCCGACGAGATCGGCTACCCGGTCCTCGTCCGGCCGTCGTACGTCCTCGGCGGACGCGGCATGGAGATCGTCTACGACGAGGAAACCCTCGCGGGCTACATCCGCCGCGCCACCGAGGTCACGCCCGAGCACCCGGTGCTCGTGGACCGCTTCCTCGACGACGCCATCGAAATCGACGTCGACGCGCTGTTCGACGGCGAGGAGCTCTACCTCGGCGGCGTGATGGAACACATCGAGGAAGCCGGCATCCACTCCGGCGACTCCTCGTGCGCGCTGCCGCCGATCACGCTCGGCCACACGGACCTGCAGGCCGTCCGCCGCTCCACCGAGGCGATCGCCCGCGGTGTCGGCGTGCGCGGGCTCTTGAACGTCCAGTACGCGCTCAAGGACGACGTCCTGTACGTCCTGGAGGCCAACCCGCGCGCGTCGCGCACGGTGCCGTTCGTGTCCAAGGCCACGGCGGTGCCGCTGGCCAAGGCGGCCGCGCTGATCATGACCGGCTCGACGATCAAGGACCTGCGCGAGAGCGGCGTCCTGCCTGCCGAGGGCGACGGCGGGCAGCTGCCGGCCGACTCGCCGGTCGCGGTGAAGGAAGCCGTGCTGCCCTTCCACCGCTTCCGCACCCCCGAAGGGCACGGCGTCGACTCGCTGCTGGGCCCGGAGATGAAGTCCACCGGCGAGGTGATGGGCGTCGACGTCGACTTCGGCAAGGCGTTCGCGAAGTCGCAGAGCGGCGCGTACGGCTCGCTGCCGACGTCCGGGCGGGTGTTCGTCTCGGTGGCCAACCGCGACAAGCGCTCGCTGGTGTTCCCGGTGAAGCGCCTGGCGGACCTCGGGTTCGAGATCCTCGCCACGTCCGGGACGGCGGAAGTGCTGCGGCGCAACGGGGTCGCGTGCACGGTGGTGCGCAAGCACTACGAGGGTTCGACCGAAGCCGAGCCGAACATCGTGGACGTCATCCTGAACGGCGATGTCGACATGGTGATCAACACCCCCTACGGGAACAGCGGTCCCCGCGTCGACGGCTACGAAATCCGCACCGCGGCGGTGTCCCGCGACATCCCGTGCGTGACCACCGTGCAGGGCGCCGCGGCGGCCGTGCACGGCATCGAAGCCCTCATCCGTGGCGACATCGGGGTCCGTTCGCTGCAGGAGCTGCAGGCGGCCCTGAAGGCGAAGTCGTGA
- the mihF gene encoding integration host factor, actinobacterial type, which translates to MALPQLTEEQRAAALEKAAAARKIRAELKERLKRGGTTLVDVLKQAEENEVLGKMKVSALLEALPGVGKVRAQQTMERLEIAPSRRLRGLGDRQRKALLAEFSGE; encoded by the coding sequence GTGGCACTTCCCCAGCTGACAGAGGAACAGCGCGCTGCGGCGCTGGAGAAGGCCGCCGCCGCTCGCAAGATCCGTGCTGAGCTGAAGGAGCGGCTGAAGCGGGGCGGTACCACTCTGGTCGACGTGCTGAAGCAGGCCGAGGAGAACGAAGTCCTCGGCAAGATGAAGGTTTCGGCTCTGCTCGAGGCCCTCCCGGGCGTCGGCAAGGTCCGCGCGCAGCAGACCATGGAACGACTGGAGATCGCCCCCAGCCGTCGCCTTCGCGGCCTCGGCGACCGGCAGCGCAAGGCGCTGCTGGCCGAGTTCAGCGGCGAGTGA
- a CDS encoding transporter: MERFWLVLAIFAFFLLCLWGMYVGWRRKARSQSVQVPPFPAIPDDPGEVLLASTGVYLATTIAGEWQNRIVTRGAGLRTGAVWRLHGGGVAVERGGAPDFWIPRDAVTGIRRDTKIAGKVMGTDALLIVSWRLGDVELDTGFRGDDLDDYPQWIEQLKIKGGAQ; the protein is encoded by the coding sequence ATGGAGCGCTTCTGGCTCGTGCTGGCGATCTTCGCCTTCTTCCTGCTCTGCCTCTGGGGCATGTACGTGGGCTGGCGGCGCAAGGCGCGCTCGCAGAGCGTGCAGGTGCCGCCGTTCCCGGCCATCCCGGACGACCCGGGCGAGGTCCTGCTGGCGTCCACCGGCGTCTACCTGGCGACGACGATCGCGGGGGAGTGGCAGAACCGGATCGTCACCCGCGGCGCGGGCCTGCGCACCGGCGCGGTTTGGCGGTTGCACGGCGGGGGTGTCGCGGTCGAACGCGGCGGGGCGCCGGACTTCTGGATCCCGCGGGACGCCGTCACCGGAATCCGGCGCGACACGAAGATCGCCGGGAAGGTGATGGGCACGGACGCGCTGCTGATCGTCAGCTGGCGGCTCGGCGACGTCGAGCTCGACACCGGCTTCCGCGGCGACGACCTCGACGACTATCCACAGTGGATCGAACAGCTCAAGATCAAGGGAGGTGCCCAGTGA